A single genomic interval of Natronoarchaeum philippinense harbors:
- a CDS encoding ribonuclease J has product MEVEIATIGGYEEVGRQMTAVRAGDDVVIFDMGLNLSKVLIHDNVETERMHSLDLIDMGAIPDDRIMSDLEGDVKAIVPTHGHLDHIGAISKLAHRYNAPIVASPFTIELVKQQIEGEQKFGVENDLVKMEAGEMMSIGDSGKVELEFVNVTHSIIDAINPVLHTPEGAVVYGLDKRMDHTPVIGDPIDMERFREIGREGEGVLCYIEDCTNANKKGRTPSESVAREHLKDVMYSIEDYDGGIVATTFSSHIARVSSLVEFAKDIGRQPVLLGRSMEKYSGTAERLNFVDFPDDLGMFGHRKSVDRTFKRIMNEGKENYLPIVTGHQGEPRAMLTRMGRGDTPYELEEGDKVLFSARVIPEPTNEGQRYQSEKLLGMQGARIYDDIHVSGHLNQEGHYEMLDALQPQHVIPAHQDMSGYSSYVNLCESEGYKMGRDLHVTRNGNLIQLVE; this is encoded by the coding sequence ATGGAAGTCGAAATAGCAACAATAGGCGGTTACGAGGAAGTCGGGCGGCAGATGACGGCAGTGCGAGCGGGCGACGACGTCGTCATCTTCGACATGGGTCTGAACCTCTCGAAGGTTCTGATCCACGACAACGTCGAAACCGAACGGATGCACAGTCTCGACCTGATCGACATGGGCGCCATTCCGGACGACCGGATCATGAGCGACCTCGAGGGCGACGTGAAGGCCATCGTGCCGACCCACGGCCACCTCGACCACATCGGCGCGATCAGCAAACTCGCTCACCGATACAACGCGCCGATCGTCGCTTCGCCCTTTACGATCGAGCTGGTCAAACAGCAGATCGAAGGCGAGCAGAAGTTCGGCGTCGAGAACGATCTGGTGAAGATGGAAGCCGGCGAGATGATGAGCATCGGCGACTCCGGCAAAGTTGAGCTGGAGTTCGTCAACGTCACGCACTCGATCATCGACGCGATCAACCCGGTTCTCCACACCCCGGAGGGCGCCGTCGTCTACGGGCTTGACAAGCGGATGGATCACACGCCCGTCATCGGCGACCCGATCGACATGGAGCGGTTCCGCGAGATCGGCCGCGAGGGCGAGGGCGTACTCTGTTACATCGAGGACTGTACGAACGCCAACAAGAAGGGCCGCACGCCCAGCGAGAGCGTCGCGCGCGAGCACCTGAAGGACGTGATGTACAGCATCGAAGACTACGACGGCGGCATCGTGGCGACGACGTTCTCCAGCCACATCGCGCGCGTCTCCAGCCTCGTCGAGTTCGCCAAGGACATCGGCCGTCAGCCCGTCCTGCTCGGCCGCTCGATGGAAAAGTACTCCGGCACCGCAGAGCGCCTGAACTTCGTCGACTTCCCCGACGATCTGGGGATGTTCGGCCACCGCAAGTCCGTCGACCGGACGTTCAAGCGGATCATGAACGAGGGCAAGGAGAACTATCTCCCGATCGTCACCGGCCATCAGGGCGAGCCCCGCGCGATGCTCACCCGAATGGGCCGCGGCGACACGCCCTACGAACTGGAAGAAGGCGACAAGGTGCTGTTCAGCGCACGCGTCATTCCGGAGCCCACTAACGAGGGCCAGCGCTACCAGTCCGAGAAGCTGCTGGGCATGCAGGGCGCCCGCATCTACGACGACATCCACGTCTCGGGCCACCTCAACCAAGAGGGCCACTACGAGATGCTCGACGCGCTCCAGCCCCAGCACGTCATCCCCGCTCACCAGGACATGAGCGGCTACTCCTCGTACGTCAATCTCTGTGAGAGCGAGGGGTACAAGATGGGTCGGGACCTGCACGTGACCCGGAACGGCAACCTGATTCAGCTGGTCGAGTGA
- a CDS encoding metal-dependent hydrolase, producing MMLTTHVLVGLALAAPVLLVAPELGPAALVGGAVGGAFPDADMYTAHRRTLHFPVYFSALALPTLVIAAAVTTPATVALGVGLLAAAIHCQMDAFGGGLELRPWKGTSERAVYDHYRGHWRSPRRWIRYDGAPEDFLLGVGLGVPLWLVLDGPFDTVVVVALVISAVYAAVRKRLPDLAPFVVSVAPDAVATYLPDEYEDA from the coding sequence ATGATGCTGACGACACACGTGCTGGTCGGGCTGGCGCTGGCAGCGCCAGTGCTCCTCGTGGCTCCCGAACTGGGACCGGCCGCACTCGTCGGCGGCGCCGTCGGCGGGGCGTTTCCGGACGCGGACATGTACACCGCCCACCGACGGACGCTTCACTTCCCAGTGTACTTCAGCGCGCTCGCGCTTCCGACGCTCGTGATCGCGGCCGCCGTCACGACGCCCGCAACCGTCGCCCTCGGCGTCGGGCTGCTGGCTGCTGCGATCCACTGCCAGATGGACGCCTTCGGCGGCGGCCTCGAACTCCGGCCGTGGAAGGGCACCTCCGAGCGCGCCGTGTACGATCACTATCGCGGACACTGGCGCTCGCCGCGGCGGTGGATCAGGTACGACGGCGCCCCCGAGGATTTCCTGCTGGGCGTCGGTCTCGGCGTCCCGCTGTGGCTCGTGCTCGATGGCCCCTTCGATACGGTGGTCGTCGTCGCGCTGGTCATCTCGGCGGTGTACGCCGCCGTCCGGAAGCGTCTCCCCGATCTGGCGCCGTTCGTCGTCTCGGTCGCGCCCGACGCCGTGGCTACCTATCTTCCTGACGAGTACGAAGACGCCTGA
- a CDS encoding isopentenyl phosphate kinase, which produces MTTVLKLGGSVVTEKDRDETVDGPALDRAADAVAAARNGAVDDLVIVHGGGSFGHPNAAEWGVTTDDGTHDPDGVLAIHGAMTTLNKFVLRRLRDAGVPAVPVHPFSAAHRDADADLTLPAGQIETLLGEGFVPVCHGDVVGHVGEGVTVLSGDEIVVDLATQLDADRIGVCSTVPGVLDADDAVIPEIETFDDVADVLGGSDATDVSGGMAGKVRELLALDAPASIFDLDALADFLAGERPGTTVERAD; this is translated from the coding sequence ATGACGACGGTCCTGAAACTCGGCGGCAGCGTCGTCACCGAGAAGGACCGCGACGAGACGGTCGACGGGCCGGCGCTCGACCGCGCCGCAGACGCCGTCGCCGCCGCGCGCAACGGCGCCGTCGACGACCTCGTGATCGTCCACGGCGGCGGCAGTTTCGGCCATCCAAACGCGGCCGAATGGGGCGTCACGACGGACGACGGGACGCACGATCCCGACGGCGTGCTGGCGATCCACGGCGCCATGACGACGCTGAACAAGTTCGTCCTCCGACGGCTGCGCGACGCCGGCGTCCCCGCGGTGCCGGTCCATCCCTTCTCGGCGGCCCATCGCGACGCTGACGCCGACCTGACGCTCCCGGCCGGCCAGATCGAGACGCTCCTCGGCGAGGGGTTCGTCCCAGTCTGCCACGGCGACGTGGTCGGCCACGTCGGCGAGGGCGTCACGGTGCTCAGCGGTGACGAGATAGTGGTCGATCTGGCAACACAGTTGGATGCCGATCGCATCGGCGTCTGTTCGACGGTCCCCGGCGTGCTCGACGCCGACGACGCCGTGATCCCCGAGATCGAGACGTTCGACGACGTGGCCGACGTGCTCGGCGGGAGCGACGCGACCGACGTGTCCGGCGGGATGGCAGGAAAGGTCCGGGAGCTGCTCGCGCTGGACGCGCCGGCGTCGATCTTCGATCTGGACGCGCTCGCGGACTTTCTCGCCGGCGAGCGTCCGGGGACGACGGTCGAGCGGGCTGATTGA
- the mvk gene encoding mevalonate kinase, whose translation MTTSSAPGKVYLFGEHAVVYGEPAVPCAIERRARVTVDRRDDDLLRVHADDLSLDGFTVEYSGASEGTPDVAVSESLIDAAMGYVDAAVEQARAAVAERRDDGPDPETIGFDITIESEIPLGAGLGSSAAVTVAGIDAATRELGVELSPEEVADRAFRAEYDVQDGEASRADTFCSAMGGAVWVEGDECRTIETPDLPIVVGFDGGAGDTGALVAGVRQLREEYGFAADTVEAIGDIVREGEQALQSGDVAELGRLMNFNHGLLEALGVSSRSLDRMVWAARDAGAEGAKLTGAGGGGCVVALDETDETGTALRFTPGCEEAFRAELDRDGVRAEPATDGGQSEGDA comes from the coding sequence ATGACTACGTCGAGCGCTCCCGGCAAGGTGTACCTGTTCGGGGAGCACGCGGTCGTCTACGGCGAGCCGGCGGTGCCCTGCGCGATCGAGCGGCGCGCGCGAGTCACCGTCGACCGTCGGGACGACGACCTCCTGCGAGTCCACGCCGACGACCTCTCGCTGGACGGATTCACCGTCGAGTACAGCGGCGCGTCGGAGGGCACGCCGGACGTTGCGGTCTCGGAATCGCTGATCGACGCCGCGATGGGCTACGTCGACGCCGCCGTCGAGCAGGCCCGCGCCGCCGTCGCCGAACGCCGCGACGACGGGCCTGATCCCGAGACGATCGGCTTCGACATCACGATCGAGAGCGAGATTCCGCTGGGTGCCGGACTGGGATCCTCTGCCGCGGTCACCGTGGCCGGGATCGACGCCGCGACGCGGGAGCTCGGCGTCGAACTCTCGCCCGAAGAAGTCGCCGACCGCGCGTTTCGCGCCGAGTACGACGTGCAGGACGGGGAAGCCTCCCGCGCGGACACGTTCTGCTCGGCGATGGGCGGGGCGGTCTGGGTCGAGGGCGACGAGTGCCGAACGATCGAGACGCCGGACCTGCCGATCGTCGTCGGCTTCGACGGCGGCGCCGGCGACACCGGCGCGCTGGTCGCCGGCGTCCGGCAACTGCGCGAGGAGTACGGCTTCGCGGCCGACACGGTCGAAGCGATCGGCGACATCGTCCGCGAGGGCGAGCAAGCCCTACAGAGCGGCGACGTGGCCGAGCTCGGCCGGCTGATGAACTTCAACCACGGCCTGCTGGAGGCGCTGGGCGTCTCCTCGCGCTCGCTCGATCGGATGGTCTGGGCCGCCCGGGACGCCGGCGCGGAGGGCGCAAAGTTGACCGGCGCGGGCGGGGGCGGCTGCGTCGTCGCGCTCGACGAGACGGACGAGACGGGGACTGCACTCCGATTTACGCCGGGCTGTGAGGAGGCGTTCCGCGCCGAACTCGACCGGGACGGCGTGCGCGCCGAGCCCGCGACCGACGGCGGACAGTCGGAGGGCGACGCATGA
- a CDS encoding J domain-containing protein: MWEAIAALPEWLIVGLGIAAAASLLIAAAFAAGEWLFPPLDDRQHAPEREGAERRVSEIRSYLDGIGERYVEDATVDGQRVRFYLPERDVAITFDARTFYRLDGSETEPVLVEHELPGASLGSRLPFETPTVDADPDIDHSVASAFAALGVPASADAEEVRRAYRRRIKDAHPDQGGDEAEFRRIRDAYDTAREHAD; this comes from the coding sequence GTGTGGGAGGCGATCGCAGCGCTGCCGGAGTGGCTCATAGTCGGCCTCGGGATCGCAGCGGCGGCGTCGCTGCTGATCGCGGCCGCGTTCGCCGCCGGCGAGTGGCTGTTCCCGCCCCTCGATGACCGCCAGCACGCCCCCGAACGCGAGGGCGCCGAGCGACGCGTCTCCGAGATCCGAAGCTACCTCGACGGCATCGGCGAGCGCTACGTCGAGGACGCCACCGTCGACGGGCAACGGGTTCGCTTCTATCTGCCCGAGCGCGACGTGGCGATCACGTTCGACGCCAGAACGTTCTACCGACTCGACGGCTCCGAGACCGAGCCGGTGCTGGTCGAGCACGAACTGCCCGGCGCCAGTCTGGGCTCGCGGCTTCCCTTCGAGACACCGACGGTCGACGCCGACCCCGACATCGACCACAGCGTCGCGTCGGCGTTCGCGGCGCTGGGCGTGCCCGCCAGCGCCGACGCCGAGGAGGTTCGGCGCGCCTACCGGCGACGGATCAAGGATGCCCATCCCGATCAGGGCGGGGACGAAGCCGAGTTTCGGCGCATCCGCGACGCCTACGACACTGCGCGGGAACACGCCGACTGA
- the artA gene encoding archaeosortase A: MTTELAAPLAIESLWATGTRNIFVWAAIAAFLLTAALELTGRTRTARTTGAAAWVVFGVFWLLMFPYFAFDAKSIIEGVLSLAGLPLSLYAAYLLYTGRDSLLILSRAVAMMGLLYLPAMTIPAVKVFLIETVAQQAHFGMELLGYSPGIETGKNGYQSRFAFEGYSTYIVLSCTGIGSISIFGGAILAVRAPLARKAKAFALAVGVIWIANLARNVFVGLAAPLGWFDYPIFNTITDTLAGESMVTSFYVSHHLISQTLSVLALVGITLLVVRVLPELFAVLDEILFVLTGTEYDLQSELAPSNDAGTVGQVDAADPGDD; encoded by the coding sequence GTGACGACGGAACTAGCCGCCCCGCTCGCTATCGAGTCGCTGTGGGCGACCGGGACGCGCAACATCTTCGTCTGGGCCGCCATCGCCGCCTTCCTCCTCACCGCCGCGCTCGAACTGACCGGCCGGACGCGCACCGCGCGGACGACCGGCGCCGCGGCGTGGGTCGTCTTCGGCGTGTTCTGGCTGCTGATGTTCCCGTACTTCGCCTTCGACGCGAAGAGCATCATCGAGGGCGTCCTGAGCCTCGCCGGACTGCCGCTGTCGCTGTACGCGGCGTACCTGCTCTACACGGGCCGGGACTCGCTGTTGATCCTCTCGCGGGCGGTTGCGATGATGGGACTGCTGTACCTGCCCGCGATGACGATTCCAGCCGTCAAGGTGTTCCTCATCGAGACGGTCGCCCAGCAGGCCCACTTCGGAATGGAACTGCTCGGCTATTCGCCGGGCATCGAGACCGGCAAGAACGGCTACCAGAGCCGCTTTGCCTTCGAGGGGTACTCGACGTACATCGTGCTCTCGTGTACCGGCATTGGTAGCATCTCGATCTTCGGCGGCGCGATTCTTGCGGTGCGCGCGCCGCTGGCCCGGAAAGCCAAGGCGTTCGCGCTCGCGGTCGGCGTCATCTGGATCGCCAACCTCGCCCGGAACGTGTTCGTCGGGCTGGCGGCGCCGCTTGGCTGGTTCGACTACCCGATCTTCAACACGATCACGGACACGCTCGCCGGCGAGTCGATGGTGACCTCCTTTTACGTCTCCCATCACCTGATCTCCCAGACGCTGTCGGTGCTCGCGCTGGTCGGCATCACCCTGCTCGTGGTTCGGGTGCTTCCGGAACTGTTCGCGGTCCTCGACGAGATTCTGTTCGTGCTGACCGGCACCGAGTACGACCTCCAGTCCGAACTTGCACCCTCTAACGACGCCGGCACCGTGGGACAGGTCGACGCCGCCGATCCGGGCGACGACTGA
- a CDS encoding metallophosphoesterase, whose protein sequence is MPSLDAEFCDRAVYLPGADALVCADLHLGRDADSNVELPVGEREDIEGRIETLLARFEPDEVVVAGDALHAFDRLPDGVAASLADLAETIHGAGADLSIAVGNHDTMLHAAVAEGIDAVSVTDEHRLGGDGAVVLHGHEPPEADAGLYVCGHVHPAIRIEGQRRPCYLFDEGSDDGADVLVVPAFTRLAAGSLVNRSRRGGVETPLLGRLGDVRPIVRDDDADETFWFPPLAEFRSML, encoded by the coding sequence ATGCCCTCGCTGGACGCCGAGTTTTGCGACCGCGCGGTCTACCTGCCCGGTGCGGACGCGCTCGTCTGTGCCGACCTGCATCTCGGGCGGGACGCCGACTCGAACGTCGAGTTACCCGTCGGCGAGCGCGAGGACATCGAGGGGCGAATCGAGACGCTGCTGGCGAGATTCGAGCCCGACGAGGTCGTCGTCGCTGGCGACGCGCTCCACGCGTTCGACCGGCTCCCCGACGGCGTCGCCGCGTCGCTGGCCGACCTCGCCGAGACAATCCACGGTGCTGGCGCTGACCTCTCTATCGCGGTCGGGAACCACGATACGATGCTCCACGCCGCCGTCGCGGAGGGCATCGACGCCGTGTCCGTCACCGACGAGCACCGACTCGGCGGCGACGGCGCCGTCGTCCTGCACGGCCACGAGCCGCCCGAGGCCGACGCCGGGCTGTACGTCTGCGGGCACGTCCACCCCGCGATCAGGATCGAAGGCCAACGGCGTCCCTGCTACCTCTTTGACGAGGGGAGCGACGACGGCGCCGACGTGCTCGTCGTGCCGGCGTTCACCCGGCTCGCGGCCGGCTCGCTGGTCAATCGCTCGCGGCGCGGCGGCGTCGAGACGCCGCTTTTGGGTCGACTCGGCGACGTTCGGCCGATCGTCCGCGACGACGACGCCGACGAGACGTTCTGGTTCCCGCCGCTGGCTGAGTTTCGGTCGATGCTGTGA
- a CDS encoding NAD(P)/FAD-dependent oxidoreductase — protein MSTDTRVIVAGAGLAGLVAARHLADAGVDVEVVERRDTVGGRVRTVHDDGFVMDKGFQVLFTAYPAAKRELDYDALDLRRFTPGACIAREGERSILSDPFRDRSALFASALNTEVSMGDKLRTLKLRRDLADKTETAIFSGRDRPISEYLRDRGFSDRFIENFAAPFYGGITLDRSLSSSRKVFEYTFKMLTEGQIAVPAEGMGAIPEQLAERAREAGVTITTGETVEAVDADDERATVEVGAETRTADAVVVATDPPTARDLTGVDAVPTDGAGCVTQYYSMPRSESLDAGKRIILNAGREDPNHVVVNSEIAPEHAPEDRHLVSATFLGDRDEQPARLDDMTRRALSSWYPERSFADFELLHTERIPFAQFRQPPGRLDELPGVDDPDGRCYLAGDYTRWSSIQGALESGRDAAQTALSDL, from the coding sequence ATGTCAACTGATACGCGCGTGATCGTGGCCGGCGCGGGGCTGGCCGGTCTGGTCGCCGCACGCCACCTCGCGGACGCCGGTGTCGACGTGGAGGTCGTCGAGCGCCGGGACACCGTCGGCGGACGCGTCCGCACGGTCCACGACGATGGCTTCGTGATGGACAAGGGCTTTCAGGTGCTGTTCACCGCCTACCCCGCCGCGAAGCGGGAACTCGACTACGACGCGCTCGATCTGCGTCGGTTCACGCCGGGCGCCTGCATCGCCCGCGAGGGCGAGCGTTCGATCCTCTCGGATCCGTTTCGGGATCGCTCTGCGCTGTTCGCGTCAGCGCTCAACACCGAGGTCTCGATGGGCGACAAGCTCCGGACGCTGAAGCTCCGCCGCGATCTGGCCGACAAGACCGAGACGGCGATCTTCAGCGGTCGGGATCGGCCGATCAGCGAGTATCTCCGCGACCGGGGCTTTTCCGATCGGTTCATCGAGAACTTCGCCGCGCCGTTTTACGGCGGCATCACGCTCGATCGCTCGCTGTCGAGTTCGCGGAAGGTGTTCGAGTACACGTTCAAGATGCTCACCGAGGGCCAGATCGCTGTCCCGGCCGAGGGTATGGGTGCAATCCCCGAGCAACTCGCCGAGCGGGCCCGCGAGGCCGGCGTGACGATCACGACCGGGGAGACGGTCGAGGCGGTCGACGCCGACGACGAGCGCGCGACCGTCGAGGTCGGCGCCGAAACGCGGACCGCTGACGCCGTCGTCGTGGCGACCGACCCGCCGACGGCCCGCGATCTGACCGGCGTCGACGCCGTGCCGACCGACGGCGCGGGCTGTGTCACGCAGTACTACTCGATGCCTCGCTCGGAGTCGCTCGACGCCGGCAAGCGCATCATCCTCAACGCGGGCCGCGAGGACCCCAACCACGTCGTCGTCAACTCCGAGATCGCCCCCGAACACGCGCCCGAGGACCGCCACCTCGTCAGCGCGACGTTCCTCGGCGACCGGGACGAACAGCCCGCGCGACTCGACGACATGACCCGGCGCGCGCTGTCGTCGTGGTATCCCGAGCGCTCGTTTGCGGACTTCGAGTTGCTCCACACCGAGCGCATTCCGTTCGCGCAGTTCCGACAGCCGCCGGGGCGTCTCGACGAACTGCCCGGCGTCGACGACCCCGACGGCCGGTGTTACCTCGCCGGCGACTACACCCGCTGGTCGTCGATTCAGGGCGCCTTAGAGAGCGGCCGGGACGCCGCTCAGACCGCGCTATCAGATCTCTGA
- a CDS encoding helix-turn-helix domain-containing protein yields MSVLCEITVPAEEFVLEDALTSAPDMRIEIKRVVAGPEDVTPYFWAYGDSVEAFDRALRDDETISNMVILEEQENDERFYRVSWNGAVPNLLSAITDAKATILEAVSGDDHRWELKMLFPDRDALTEFHAYCIDNDLDFELERVYRPENPQETAEYGVTDDQHEALTAAYDAGYFGVPREETLGEVAERLDISTNALSTRLRRGQRNLLSNTIVHDT; encoded by the coding sequence ATGAGCGTGCTGTGTGAGATCACCGTTCCCGCCGAAGAGTTCGTCCTCGAAGACGCGCTGACGAGCGCCCCTGACATGCGCATCGAGATCAAGCGCGTCGTCGCCGGCCCCGAGGACGTGACGCCGTACTTCTGGGCCTACGGCGATTCTGTCGAGGCGTTCGATCGTGCCCTGCGGGACGACGAGACGATCTCGAACATGGTGATCCTCGAAGAACAAGAGAACGACGAGCGGTTCTACCGGGTGAGCTGGAACGGCGCCGTCCCGAACCTCCTGAGCGCGATCACGGACGCCAAGGCGACGATTCTCGAAGCCGTCAGCGGGGACGACCACCGGTGGGAGCTGAAGATGCTGTTTCCCGACCGCGACGCCCTGACGGAGTTTCACGCCTACTGCATCGACAACGATCTCGACTTCGAACTCGAACGCGTCTATCGCCCCGAGAATCCACAGGAGACCGCCGAGTACGGCGTCACCGACGACCAACACGAGGCCCTGACGGCGGCGTACGACGCGGGCTACTTCGGCGTCCCGCGCGAGGAGACGTTGGGCGAGGTCGCAGAGCGCCTCGACATATCGACGAACGCGCTCTCGACGCGGCTTCGCCGCGGTCAGCGTAACCTGCTCTCGAACACGATCGTCCACGATACCTGA
- a CDS encoding HalOD1 output domain-containing protein — translation MVTEPNTTVLEASTERTPLCYRQSADESLTEAIVTAVCDRADADTTELSPLYATIDPDALESLLGSRADGSPRNSYRSVAFEYESYHVQVESGGLITVN, via the coding sequence ATGGTGACTGAACCTAACACAACCGTCCTCGAAGCATCGACCGAACGGACACCGCTGTGTTACCGACAGTCGGCAGACGAGTCGCTCACCGAGGCGATCGTCACCGCAGTGTGTGACCGCGCCGACGCCGATACGACCGAACTGTCCCCGCTGTACGCTACGATCGATCCCGACGCCCTAGAGTCGCTGCTCGGCAGTCGAGCCGACGGTAGCCCCCGTAACAGCTATCGCTCGGTCGCCTTCGAGTACGAGTCGTACCACGTGCAGGTCGAGAGCGGCGGGCTGATCACTGTGAACTGA
- a CDS encoding threonine synthase, which produces MQTSDALVGLECYECGDRVDPADADQRCPECGGALDPAYDYEQIDLDRETLDARPFDSQWRYRELLPFDPDTAASLDEGGTPLVEGPSLAGELGVGELYLKDDGRNPTGSTADRGLSVAVTAAREHGAGDVALASTGDGGQSAAAYAARAGLDAHAFLPSRSPFTNKAMVNVHDGDMTVVGGRIGDALDAAGEEIEAEGWHDLGWFETPYRREGVKTALFEIVEQLAWDVPDAVVVPTGSGVVAVGVHKAATELERLGLIEDAPAIYVAQAAGCAPIVDAWEDGRDEPEPVEYPDTICGGIEVPDPPAGSLVLDAVAETDGGAVAVEDPAILDSAIAVAANEGIEVGASAAAAVAGAWELSREGVFDETDSVVVLNTGAGSKSDDVLRSHLMGQGI; this is translated from the coding sequence ATGCAAACGAGCGACGCCCTCGTCGGACTGGAGTGTTACGAGTGTGGCGACCGCGTCGACCCGGCCGACGCTGACCAACGTTGTCCCGAGTGTGGCGGTGCGCTCGACCCGGCGTACGACTACGAGCAGATCGACCTCGACAGGGAGACGCTCGACGCGCGCCCGTTCGACAGTCAGTGGCGCTACCGCGAGCTGTTGCCGTTCGATCCTGACACGGCAGCGAGCCTCGACGAAGGCGGGACGCCGCTGGTCGAAGGGCCGTCGCTCGCCGGCGAACTCGGTGTCGGCGAACTGTATCTCAAAGACGACGGCCGCAACCCGACCGGCTCGACCGCCGACCGTGGCCTCTCGGTCGCGGTGACTGCGGCACGAGAACACGGCGCCGGCGATGTCGCCTTGGCGTCGACCGGCGACGGCGGGCAGTCGGCGGCCGCCTACGCCGCGCGGGCCGGTCTCGACGCCCACGCGTTTCTCCCCTCGCGGTCGCCGTTTACCAACAAGGCGATGGTCAACGTCCACGACGGCGACATGACCGTCGTCGGCGGGCGGATCGGCGACGCGCTCGACGCCGCCGGCGAGGAGATCGAAGCCGAAGGCTGGCACGATCTCGGCTGGTTCGAGACGCCCTACCGCCGCGAGGGCGTCAAGACCGCGCTGTTCGAGATCGTCGAGCAACTGGCGTGGGACGTGCCCGACGCCGTCGTCGTGCCGACGGGGTCCGGCGTCGTCGCAGTCGGCGTCCACAAGGCGGCGACCGAACTCGAACGGCTCGGCCTGATCGAGGACGCACCGGCGATCTACGTCGCGCAGGCAGCCGGCTGTGCGCCGATCGTCGACGCGTGGGAGGACGGCCGCGACGAGCCCGAGCCGGTCGAGTACCCCGACACGATCTGTGGCGGCATCGAGGTTCCCGACCCGCCGGCCGGCTCGCTCGTGCTCGACGCCGTCGCAGAAACCGACGGCGGCGCCGTCGCGGTCGAGGACCCCGCCATCCTCGACAGCGCGATCGCAGTCGCTGCGAACGAGGGAATCGAAGTCGGCGCCAGCGCGGCCGCGGCAGTCGCCGGGGCGTGGGAGCTATCGCGCGAGGGCGTCTTCGACGAGACCGATTCGGTCGTCGTGCTCAACACCGGTGCGGGCTCGAAGTCCGACGACGTGCTCCGGAGCCACCTGATGGGACAGGGCATCTAA
- a CDS encoding HalOD1 output domain-containing protein produces MDTSTLSDDAIAYDDAAGVYSVPLEACPAESPSLAVVEFVAALEEMDSETLVPLYESVDPEALDDIHESLDGVGSFVFPYAGYKITLTEADVRARPL; encoded by the coding sequence ATGGATACCAGTACCCTCTCCGACGACGCCATCGCGTACGACGACGCCGCTGGCGTCTACTCGGTCCCGCTGGAAGCCTGCCCCGCTGAGTCCCCCTCGCTCGCTGTCGTCGAGTTCGTTGCCGCGCTCGAAGAGATGGACTCTGAGACGCTCGTGCCGCTGTACGAAAGCGTCGACCCCGAAGCGCTCGATGATATCCACGAGTCACTGGACGGTGTGGGGAGCTTCGTCTTTCCGTACGCGGGCTACAAGATCACGCTCACCGAGGCCGACGTTCGTGCGCGGCCGCTCTAG
- a CDS encoding HD domain-containing protein, which translates to MGVEIKESRVSAEEFAEMSEFVFEYLAASVENEDEGGRMRWYPWHSAEYRHNHILNVVELSEEIARKEGADVDVTRVAALFHDIAKLDAEQDVHAEEGARVARQYLETHGDFPESFVDQVCRSVRDHSYQGDLNDLALETRCLIEADLLDKVGANGTALMLLRMGYEARTHMDAGEMVERVLERGRDAADRVETDAAESIAHRRLKRVRWFQDWLGDEVAAIDLDD; encoded by the coding sequence GTGGGGGTTGAAATCAAGGAATCGCGCGTCTCAGCCGAGGAATTTGCTGAAATGTCCGAGTTCGTCTTCGAGTATCTCGCCGCGAGCGTCGAGAACGAAGACGAGGGCGGCCGGATGCGCTGGTACCCATGGCACTCCGCGGAGTACCGACACAACCACATCCTCAACGTGGTCGAGCTATCCGAGGAGATCGCGCGTAAGGAAGGCGCCGACGTAGACGTGACGCGGGTCGCCGCGCTGTTTCACGATATCGCCAAACTCGACGCCGAACAGGACGTTCACGCCGAGGAGGGCGCGCGCGTCGCCCGACAGTATCTCGAAACTCACGGCGACTTTCCCGAGTCGTTCGTCGATCAGGTCTGTCGGTCCGTCCGCGACCACTCCTATCAGGGCGATCTGAACGATCTGGCGCTGGAGACGCGCTGCCTGATCGAGGCCGACCTACTCGATAAGGTCGGCGCCAACGGGACGGCGCTGATGCTGTTGCGCATGGGCTACGAAGCCCGCACCCACATGGACGCCGGGGAGATGGTCGAGCGGGTGCTCGAACGCGGCCGGGACGCCGCCGACCGGGTCGAAACCGACGCGGCCGAAAGCATCGCTCACAGGCGTCTCAAGCGCGTTCGCTGGTTCCAAGACTGGCTCGGCGACGAGGTCGCGGCGATCGACCTCGACGACTGA